In a single window of the Metopolophium dirhodum isolate CAU chromosome 2, ASM1992520v1, whole genome shotgun sequence genome:
- the LOC132938484 gene encoding putative uncharacterized protein DDB_G0282133 isoform X2, which produces MEVNDYYSTNKSSTDEEELLLKRLIALKKQLDDDENNDKPKLQRTPNNIKENIIINKNVKSSSKFKYCKDNNHTTHKFLSTKIDNRNFTNHLSKIKQNSSFVKTNNSSSKVYTKQNVLHSNPVKTVISKKIPEILTNSQNIIKFDSEINEIVKNSFVNNCKIPLNESCYETSDVSQTLRNVDKYMINVQDYLTSSKYVVDKEANSSSAKKTNQSKNVHVNRKFQNQLISTSLVNSNSLESINKSTSINNKKIIKKLSGKIVGSPNLVKIGKTKLIRQSLFRNKWKINNKLNCFENNTIERKPLSTLQCPTSNTLIQSYKKTEWNKVANTTSVLKSKLSNSSNTNKLKWTRPSILLVNNVNNTHPSVPKADKLILFGKNKIIRQSLINPIQSKTKSYMLKHLSHRFALMRKLQQKNIVARMKTVTSSEQVKNNILSKNTVIKPVEIKRNGKRSYSVYSYVNPILRSKTNNTKLDKTRSSDNKIPRLLNISDNKPQQNLKIMNNDKNKIQNLSLSNNKTLQRLRSKKSLTKQLCLVFNRFGVCSKLDQGECDKRHYKKYITLCTKFLTGECSKENCTLSHNIVEEKIPFCKHYLNSVCVQLNCPFLHEYRSKNTPICKNFLHGSCNWGKKCPKKHLDLCPIFETKNECPHGQKCLYPHVQFEDKSTVVVEINEPRYFEITIPNNDESNENEYIHIVPKRRAPLLDLPSYIPLKKQ; this is translated from the exons agCAACTAGATGATgatgaaaataatgataaaccAAAATTACAACGGACCCCGAATAAtatcaaagaaaatattattattaataagaatGTTAAATCATCATCAAAATTTAAGTATTGCAAGGATAATAATCATACCACTCATAAATTCCTTTCTACCAAAATAGATAATCGTAACTTTACCAACCAtctaagtaaaattaaacaaaatagttCATTTGTTAAGACTAATAATTCATCTTCTAAGGTGTATACCAAACAAAATGTGTTACATTCAAATCCTGTCAAAACTGTTATTAGCAAAAAAATTCCTGAAATATTAACTAACAGTCAAAATATCATAAAGTTTGATTCAGAGATTAATGAAATTGTGAAAAACAGCTtcgttaataattgtaaaataccaTTAAATGAGAGTTGTTATGAAACTTCCGATGTTTCACAGACATTGCGTAATGttgataaatatatgattaatgtTCAAGATTATTTAACTTCATCAAAATATGTTGTCGATAAAGAAGCAAACTCTTCATCAGCTAAGAAAACTAATCaatcaaaaaatgttcatgtcAATAGGAAATTTCAAAACCAATTAATCTCTACTAGTTTGGTGAATTCAAATTCTTTAGAATCTATTAATAAGTCaacaagtataaataataaaaaaataataaagaagttATCTGGAAAAATAGTTGGATCACCTAATCTTGTCAAGAtaggtaaaacaaaattaatacgtcaatcattatttagaaataaatggaaaatcaataataaactgAATTgctttgaaaataatacaattgaacGTAAACCACTCTCAACTTTACAATGTCCAACatcaaatacattaatacagTCTTACAAAAAAACAGAATGGAATAAAGTTGCTAATACAACATCTGtacttaaatcaaaattatccaACTCCagtaatactaataaattaaaatggacAAGACCCAGTATATTATTGGTTAATAATGTGAACAATACCCACCCATCTGTACCAAAAGccgataaattaattttatttggcaagaataaaataattagacaATCGTTAATAAATCCAATTCAATCAAAGACCAAATCGTATATGCTCAAACATCTCTCGCATAGATTTGCTTTAATGAGGAAATTACAGCAAAAAAACATTGTTGCTAGAATGAAAACTGTTACAAGCAGCgaacaagttaaaaataatatattatcgaaaAATACTGTAATTAAGCCAGTTGAAATTAAAAGAAATGGCAAGAGGTCATATTCTGTGTATTCATATGTGAATCCAATATTGAG atcaaaaacaaataatacaaagtTGGATAAAACTAGATCCTCGGATAATAAAATACCACGTTTACTTAATATTTCTGATAACAAACCtcaacaaaatttgaaaattatgaacaatgataaaaataaaattcaaaatttaagtttatcAAACAATAAAACCCTCCAACGACTCAG AAGTAAAAAATCACTCACTAAACAGCTCTGTCTAGTATTTAATCGGTTTGGTGTTTGTTCAAAATTGGATCAAGGAGAATGTGATAAACGccattacaaaaaatacatCACATTGTGCACAAA gtttttaactGGAGAATGTTCTAAAGAAAACTGTACATTATCGCataatattgttgaagaaaaaattccattttgtaagcattatttaaatagtgtttgTGTTCAATTAAATTGTCCGTTCTTACACGAATATAGAAGTAAAAACACTcctatttgtaaaaattttctCCATGGTTCCTGTAATTGGGGAAAAAAA TGTCCTAAAAAACACTTAGATTTATGTCCAATTTTTGAAACAAAGAATGAGTGTCCACATGGTCAAAAATGTCTATACCCTCATGTTCAATTTGAAGATAAAAGTACCGTTGTAGTTGAAATCAATGAACCCAGATACTTTGAAATAACAATACCCAATAATGACGAATCCAATGAAAACGAGTACATTCATATTGTACCCAAACGCCGTGCACCTTTATTGGATTTACCATCTTATATACCTTTGAAAAAACa atAA
- the LOC132938484 gene encoding putative uncharacterized protein DDB_G0282133 isoform X1 yields MEVNDYYSTNKSSTDEEELLLKRLIALKKQLDDDENNDKPKLQRTPNNIKENIIINKNVKSSSKFKYCKDNNHTTHKFLSTKIDNRNFTNHLSKIKQNSSFVKTNNSSSKVYTKQNVLHSNPVKTVISKKIPEILTNSQNIIKFDSEINEIVKNSFVNNCKIPLNESCYETSDVSQTLRNVDKYMINVQDYLTSSKYVVDKEANSSSAKKTNQSKNVHVNRKFQNQLISTSLVNSNSLESINKSTSINNKKIIKKLSGKIVGSPNLVKIGKTKLIRQSLFRNKWKINNKLNCFENNTIERKPLSTLQCPTSNTLIQSYKKTEWNKVANTTSVLKSKLSNSSNTNKLKWTRPSILLVNNVNNTHPSVPKADKLILFGKNKIIRQSLINPIQSKTKSYMLKHLSHRFALMRKLQQKNIVARMKTVTSSEQVKNNILSKNTVIKPVEIKRNGKRSYSVYSYVNPILRSKTNNTKLDKTRSSDNKIPRLLNISDNKPQQNLKIMNNDKNKIQNLSLSNNKTLQRLRSKKSLTKQLCLVFNRFGVCSKLDQGECDKRHYKKYITLCTKFLTGECSKENCTLSHNIVEEKIPFCKHYLNSVCVQLNCPFLHEYRSKNTPICKNFLHGSCNWGKKCPKKHLDLCPIFETKNECPHGQKCLYPHVQFEDKSTVVVEINEPRYFEITIPNNDESNENEYIHIVPKRRAPLLDLPSYIPLKKQ; encoded by the exons agCAACTAGATGATgatgaaaataatgataaaccAAAATTACAACGGACCCCGAATAAtatcaaagaaaatattattattaataagaatGTTAAATCATCATCAAAATTTAAGTATTGCAAGGATAATAATCATACCACTCATAAATTCCTTTCTACCAAAATAGATAATCGTAACTTTACCAACCAtctaagtaaaattaaacaaaatagttCATTTGTTAAGACTAATAATTCATCTTCTAAGGTGTATACCAAACAAAATGTGTTACATTCAAATCCTGTCAAAACTGTTATTAGCAAAAAAATTCCTGAAATATTAACTAACAGTCAAAATATCATAAAGTTTGATTCAGAGATTAATGAAATTGTGAAAAACAGCTtcgttaataattgtaaaataccaTTAAATGAGAGTTGTTATGAAACTTCCGATGTTTCACAGACATTGCGTAATGttgataaatatatgattaatgtTCAAGATTATTTAACTTCATCAAAATATGTTGTCGATAAAGAAGCAAACTCTTCATCAGCTAAGAAAACTAATCaatcaaaaaatgttcatgtcAATAGGAAATTTCAAAACCAATTAATCTCTACTAGTTTGGTGAATTCAAATTCTTTAGAATCTATTAATAAGTCaacaagtataaataataaaaaaataataaagaagttATCTGGAAAAATAGTTGGATCACCTAATCTTGTCAAGAtaggtaaaacaaaattaatacgtcaatcattatttagaaataaatggaaaatcaataataaactgAATTgctttgaaaataatacaattgaacGTAAACCACTCTCAACTTTACAATGTCCAACatcaaatacattaatacagTCTTACAAAAAAACAGAATGGAATAAAGTTGCTAATACAACATCTGtacttaaatcaaaattatccaACTCCagtaatactaataaattaaaatggacAAGACCCAGTATATTATTGGTTAATAATGTGAACAATACCCACCCATCTGTACCAAAAGccgataaattaattttatttggcaagaataaaataattagacaATCGTTAATAAATCCAATTCAATCAAAGACCAAATCGTATATGCTCAAACATCTCTCGCATAGATTTGCTTTAATGAGGAAATTACAGCAAAAAAACATTGTTGCTAGAATGAAAACTGTTACAAGCAGCgaacaagttaaaaataatatattatcgaaaAATACTGTAATTAAGCCAGTTGAAATTAAAAGAAATGGCAAGAGGTCATATTCTGTGTATTCATATGTGAATCCAATATTGAG atcaaaaacaaataatacaaagtTGGATAAAACTAGATCCTCGGATAATAAAATACCACGTTTACTTAATATTTCTGATAACAAACCtcaacaaaatttgaaaattatgaacaatgataaaaataaaattcaaaatttaagtttatcAAACAATAAAACCCTCCAACGACTCAG AAGTAAAAAATCACTCACTAAACAGCTCTGTCTAGTATTTAATCGGTTTGGTGTTTGTTCAAAATTGGATCAAGGAGAATGTGATAAACGccattacaaaaaatacatCACATTGTGCACAAA gtttttaactGGAGAATGTTCTAAAGAAAACTGTACATTATCGCataatattgttgaagaaaaaattccattttgtaagcattatttaaatagtgtttgTGTTCAATTAAATTGTCCGTTCTTACACGAATATAGAAGTAAAAACACTcctatttgtaaaaattttctCCATGGTTCCTGTAATTGGGGAAAAAAA TGTCCTAAAAAACACTTAGATTTATGTCCAATTTTTGAAACAAAGAATGAGTGTCCACATGGTCAAAAATGTCTATACCCTCATGTTCAATTTGAAGATAAAAGTACCGTTGTAGTTGAAATCAATGAACCCAGATACTTTGAAATAACAATACCCAATAATGACGAATCCAATGAAAACGAGTACATTCATATTGTACCCAAACGCCGTGCACCTTTATTGGATTTACCATCTTATATACCTTTGAAAAAACagtaa
- the LOC132938484 gene encoding putative uncharacterized protein DDB_G0282133 isoform X3, with product MEVNDYYSTNKSSTDEEELLLKRLIALKKQLDDDENNDKPKLQRTPNNIKENIIINKNVKSSSKFKYCKDNNHTTHKFLSTKIDNRNFTNHLSKIKQNSSFVKTNNSSSKVYTKQNVLHSNPVKTVISKKIPEILTNSQNIIKFDSEINEIVKNSFVNNCKIPLNESCYETSDVSQTLRNVDKYMINVQDYLTSSKYVVDKEANSSSAKKTNQSKNVHVNRKFQNQLISTSLVNSNSLESINKSTSINNKKIIKKLSGKIVGSPNLVKIGKTKLIRQSLFRNKWKINNKLNCFENNTIERKPLSTLQCPTSNTLIQSYKKTEWNKVANTTSVLKSKLSNSSNTNKLKWTRPSILLVNNVNNTHPSVPKADKLILFGKNKIIRQSLINPIQSKTKSYMLKHLSHRFALMRKLQQKNIVARMKTVTSSEQVKNNILSKNTVIKPVEIKRNGKRSYSVYSYVNPILRSKTNNTKLDKTRSSDNKIPRLLNISDNKPQQNLKIMNNDKNKIQNLSLSNNKTLQRLRSKKSLTKQLCLVFNRFGVCSKLDQGECDKRHYKKYITLCTKFLTGECSKENCTLSHNIVEEKIPFCKHYLNSVCVQLNCPFLHEYRSKNTPICKNFLHGSCNWGKK from the exons agCAACTAGATGATgatgaaaataatgataaaccAAAATTACAACGGACCCCGAATAAtatcaaagaaaatattattattaataagaatGTTAAATCATCATCAAAATTTAAGTATTGCAAGGATAATAATCATACCACTCATAAATTCCTTTCTACCAAAATAGATAATCGTAACTTTACCAACCAtctaagtaaaattaaacaaaatagttCATTTGTTAAGACTAATAATTCATCTTCTAAGGTGTATACCAAACAAAATGTGTTACATTCAAATCCTGTCAAAACTGTTATTAGCAAAAAAATTCCTGAAATATTAACTAACAGTCAAAATATCATAAAGTTTGATTCAGAGATTAATGAAATTGTGAAAAACAGCTtcgttaataattgtaaaataccaTTAAATGAGAGTTGTTATGAAACTTCCGATGTTTCACAGACATTGCGTAATGttgataaatatatgattaatgtTCAAGATTATTTAACTTCATCAAAATATGTTGTCGATAAAGAAGCAAACTCTTCATCAGCTAAGAAAACTAATCaatcaaaaaatgttcatgtcAATAGGAAATTTCAAAACCAATTAATCTCTACTAGTTTGGTGAATTCAAATTCTTTAGAATCTATTAATAAGTCaacaagtataaataataaaaaaataataaagaagttATCTGGAAAAATAGTTGGATCACCTAATCTTGTCAAGAtaggtaaaacaaaattaatacgtcaatcattatttagaaataaatggaaaatcaataataaactgAATTgctttgaaaataatacaattgaacGTAAACCACTCTCAACTTTACAATGTCCAACatcaaatacattaatacagTCTTACAAAAAAACAGAATGGAATAAAGTTGCTAATACAACATCTGtacttaaatcaaaattatccaACTCCagtaatactaataaattaaaatggacAAGACCCAGTATATTATTGGTTAATAATGTGAACAATACCCACCCATCTGTACCAAAAGccgataaattaattttatttggcaagaataaaataattagacaATCGTTAATAAATCCAATTCAATCAAAGACCAAATCGTATATGCTCAAACATCTCTCGCATAGATTTGCTTTAATGAGGAAATTACAGCAAAAAAACATTGTTGCTAGAATGAAAACTGTTACAAGCAGCgaacaagttaaaaataatatattatcgaaaAATACTGTAATTAAGCCAGTTGAAATTAAAAGAAATGGCAAGAGGTCATATTCTGTGTATTCATATGTGAATCCAATATTGAG atcaaaaacaaataatacaaagtTGGATAAAACTAGATCCTCGGATAATAAAATACCACGTTTACTTAATATTTCTGATAACAAACCtcaacaaaatttgaaaattatgaacaatgataaaaataaaattcaaaatttaagtttatcAAACAATAAAACCCTCCAACGACTCAG AAGTAAAAAATCACTCACTAAACAGCTCTGTCTAGTATTTAATCGGTTTGGTGTTTGTTCAAAATTGGATCAAGGAGAATGTGATAAACGccattacaaaaaatacatCACATTGTGCACAAA gtttttaactGGAGAATGTTCTAAAGAAAACTGTACATTATCGCataatattgttgaagaaaaaattccattttgtaagcattatttaaatagtgtttgTGTTCAATTAAATTGTCCGTTCTTACACGAATATAGAAGTAAAAACACTcctatttgtaaaaattttctCCATGGTTCCTGTAATTGGGGAAAAAAA taa